The window AGACCATTTTAGTTTTAAAGTAAAGGATGTTGAGTTTCATATGCCAAGACCCAGTTACACCATTGATACCCTTACTTACCTTACAGCCCAATATCCTTCCTATGAGTTTTCCTTAATCCTAGGAAGTGACAATCTTAACCATTTTCATAAATGGAAAAATAGTGAAGAATTATTAAAACAATACAAGCTTTATGTATATCCTCGTCCCGGGAAAAATAAAAAGGTGACCCACGAAAATATTCATTTTGTAGATGCTCCACTCCTTGATATCTCTGCGACTTTTATCCGGAAAATGATTCATAAAGGAGGTTCGGTAAGGTACTTATTGCATCCTCATGTGATGGATTATATTCGAGACAAAAAATTCTTCATCTAGTTAAAAGTTGTGGCCTACATTTGCGGATTTATCTCAAATTCCTTGCATGAATTTTCTCTCTCAAAACTTTCGGCAATTGTTGATCGCTTGATTTTACAATTTTTAAGAGGAGAGACTTGATGATGGTAGCCTTTTTTGAGGGGGGAAAGAACAGTGATTTTCTGCTACAGTTTCTTTAGGCAGTAGAAAATCACCATTCTGTCTTTTTTTTGAATTACTCTATCCTGGTTTTTATTTTCTGATTGATAAGGTTTGCAATTCCTTTCCCTTGCTCCACGCCATTATCAATGGCCGGAAGGTAATGGATGCCTCCAAAAAAGCGACTAATGGCAGCCTCAGAGGATGCAATACGGAAGGAGTCAAATTCTCTTACTCCTAAGCCAAATTTAACTTCAGTTGAATCAACAAAGTGGAAAGGTTCACCCAATAACTTTGTTAAAGCTTCCGCTGCAGCTGTTGATACTACACTGTGTCCACTGGTGTATTCAGGGAATGGGGGTGTTTGTAATAAGGGCAGCCAGTTTTTATCCATGTATATATTGATATAGGTTTCCGGTCTAATCAATACACTTCGGTATTTTTCATCCCAACATGAAATGAATCCATCGAAAAGATAAATTGCGGTAGTGGCCATGGTCTCTGAAGTCGCTTTCCAATCAAGTTTTTTGGTTTTTGCTGCTATTCCTGCAATACCCATCCAGTGACCTCCGGGGGTGATTTTCTTTTCAGCATACATGACATGACCTTTTACATTCATTTTATAAGGATTACAGTCCCAGAAAAAAGCAATTTCTTCTTGTTCATCATCAATATTAATCCTGGCATCCATGACTGCTTTGGCATCTTGATAAAAGGTGCTTTCCGGAATAGTGTCAAATGCAGGAGGAGGTTCCGGCGCAAACTGACTGGCAGAGTCTAAGAAGAAAGGTCGTATTTTGTTCCAATGTGGTTCAATTGCCTCAATGTATGCGGGAGGGGTGGGCTTCCAAGAACCCAAATCTTCTGTTGGTGTATATTTACCAAAAGACCTGCTCTGATGGTAATTGTCCTCTGAGGCGTATGCTAGGATCTCCTCAGCTACAGCATCTCCCAAGGCAATTGACGCCTCAAATTCCTCATCCGGCATACCCGCACTTTGGATTTTTTCAAATAAATTATCCCGGTTTTCAATTAGAAATTGCTCGGTAAAAATCAATTGAAGCGCAACTTTATAATAAGCAGCAAGGCTGGCCAACTGGTAATTTGCTTTTGGGTAGGCTGATGGATCTACCGATAGTGGTTTGGACTTATTCAATTGCCCCATTAGTGAGGCATATTTACCTGGAGCAGATAGTGCAACTATTTCATAGGAGGCAATGGAAGGATAGGCATAAATCCTACTTGCAACGGGAGGGGAAAAGATGTCATGGACAAGAGTTTCTGTGAGGCTCTCGTTGGCTTCTATTAAGTAATAGTTGTCGGCTAAAAGTTGCTTGTACTGATTATTTTCACCGCAAGAACCTAGGGATAAAAGCAGTCCTACGCCTAGTAAATAGGGGTTGAAAAGGAGTTTTAATTTTTTTGATAACATGATTTGAAAAGATAAAAGGTGATTAATAGTAGTTATTAGTGAAGTTTGGTTTTGTTGAGGTGGTCTTGGTAGGATTTAAGTATCCAATTTCCTACCTCTTCGCCTTGGTCTTGTCCTCTGGTTATGGCATCCATATAATGAATGCCTCCATATAATCTTGAGATGCTTGCTTCTTCCGATGCCTGCATGAAAGAAGTGAATTCCCTACTTCCTAAGCCATATTGTTCTTCTACAGTGTCTGTATATTGGTAATCTTCTCCAAAAAAGTGGGTGAGGATTACAGCTGCAGTGGTAGAAATGGTGGAGTGTCCGCTAAGATATTCCGGAAAAGGTGGTGTTTGTAATAAGGGCTGGTAAGAGGGATCTATAATTTTCCGTATGGCCGTTTCAGGTCGAATTCTGTCACTTCTGTATTTTTCATCCCAGCAACTTATAAATCCATCCATAAGCCCAATACTTACCAAGCAGTTAATTTTAATCGTTTCTTCAAAACTCAAATTGGATTGCTCGCAAGCAATTGCAGTGATTCCCATCCAGTGGCCTCCAGGGGATATTTGCTTGATTCCTACCATCAGATGGCCAGTCTCTTCCAAGGCAAATGGATTACAGTCCCAAAATGCTGCAATTTCACGTTGTTCTTTATTCATTTCAAGGCTGTAAACTTCATTCATTAAAGCATAAAATTCCGATTCCGGATCGGTAGAATATGCCACAGGAGGAAGGGGTTTGAATTGGTCGGCTGCTTTCAAGGTAAAGGGCCTAACAGTATTAAAATAAGGTTCTACCGGTGCAAAATAGCCGGGTGGAGTAGGGTACCATTTTCCGGAACCTTCAGAGGGTTGATACATGGGGTAATTGCTAATCTCTCTGTATTGATCATTTTGGGCATAATTTAATACCTGTGCGCTTATCTCTTCTGCATACCTGCTTGCATCCGTGATTTCTTGTGCAGTATACCCCCAAGATTTACATGAATCGGCTAAGGTTAACTTGAATTTTTCTAATTCAGCACCGGAAGGCTGCATGGAAGAAGCGGTATGCACCAAAGCGAAAAGAGCACTTATTTCAGGAGACGGAGTTTCCAAGTTGGGTTTCGAAATAGAAGGGAACTTGTTTAAGAAGCCGGCAAAAGAGGGGTATTCCTGATTGGATATGGCAATGGTTTCATAAGCCGAAAGACATGCATAAGCATAAAATCTGGCAGCTAAAGGCGGATTGGTGATGTCGTGAACCATCAGTTCTGTCATTTTCTCAGTCGCCCAGCCAATGCTGCCAGCCGGAACCGCACGCTTTTCCATAGGGGCTTCGCAGGCCAGGTTAAGTAATGCCAATATAGAGAAGATTAAAATCGCTATTCTATATCCAGCCAACCTATTGTTTTTTAAAGTTGTCATTTTATTAATTTGTACCTTTTGCCAGCTTGTATGTTTTCAAAGTGTCTTGATTGATGCCAAATAAAAGTTGGTTCCCAATTTGCAAAATACTTCTCACATCTCCTTTCACATTTAAACCTGATTTTATTTGAGGTAGGTAAATAAAATTACCCTGGCCATCTCCCAATAAAACAACGCCGTGATTGGCATCATATTTACCAAAACGAAGTCTGGCATTGTTAATGTTCCCTGTTAAGATTAAATCTGGATGGCCATCAAGATTGATGTCCAAACTTTCTATGGCAAATACAGGTGATATTTGAGCTTCAAGCGGTAAAGTGATTTGTTTCATTCCCTTTTTATCGTTGATGAATAGGCTTGTCTCCAAGTGGTTGGCAATCAAATGACCGGCACTGGCGATATCTTCTTTAGAAAACATATTCTCCAATCCTGCTTCAGCAAAAGTTTCATAGTCAGTAAACCTTGTTCGCATGCTCGAGATTTGATGCAAAAGCTCATCACGAGTAAGGTAGGGATGACTTTCCCCTTGAATATAAAAACTTAAAATTGGGTCCACCGCCCCATTGTTGTCAAAGTCTTTGAAATGCAATTCTGCTGGTTGGTCTGGGCTAACTTTTACCTGGCTGTTTAATCCATTATTGCCAACAACTAAATCCGGTCTTCTATCAGCATTTAGATCGGAAATATGAAGAGTGTTCCACCAGCCACTAAAGTTTTCAGCAAAAAATTCCTGACTTACATTTTTAAATTTTTGGCCTTCAGTTCTGAAAATAGTAATTGGTAGCCATTCTCCAATGACGATTAGTTCAGCCTGACCATCCAAGTCTAGGTCGGCCCATTCTGCATCGGTAATTAGCCCCAGTTTGTTGAGTTCAGGTGCCCATTTTGTGCTCATGTCCTGAAATTTGCCCTGTCCATCATTGATAAGTAGAAGGCTTCTGGGGATTTCAGGATACCTTCCGGGTATCACACGGGCACCAACAAAAATATCAGGGAAACCATCCTTGTTGACATCATGTATGGCTATAGCCCCCGTACTAATAAGCATTTCAGGCAAAGAATGGGTGGCTCGGGTTAAGTTTCCCATGCCGTCATTGAAGTAAATCCTGTCTTGTAATCTTTCGTCTTTGGGCAGGAATTCACCATAACCGCCACTCGCTACATAGAGATCAAGTGAGCCGTCTCCATTAAAGTCTGCCCATGCTACATCTGTGTCTTGATAGTCTTTGTCCTTTTCAAAATCCGGTGTATTCTTTTTAGTAAACGCACCGGCTTTATTTTGTACCCATAAAACCGCAGCTTGTCCTGCTTCTCCTCCTATGTAAATGTCTTCCAGTCCGTCCCCATTGACGTCTGCTTTTGTCATGACCGGTCCTGAAAAGGACAATGGATTGACCAAAAGCGGTTGCCTTTTAAAATCATTGGTTGAATTTTTTAAAGGTTTGTAGGCAATTGGAGATGGGGACTCCTTTAATAGAGGGCTTTTTTGTTTCTGGTCATGGATGGTGTCCACTGCTTCTATCTGAGAAAATACAATGGATTGATTACTTTTGATATTGTATTTGCGTTCAACTTTACCTCCCGGCCATAACACTTCCAATGAATCAATCATTGTATGTTCTCCAAGCCCCAAATGTAAAACCGGGGAAACACTGGATTGATAACCTCTGGTGGGCATTTGTTCGATTTGTTGCAATTCCGCACCGGTATAACATTTTATTTTGGCTCCTATGCCAAACCGGTTTCGGGCACTCCCTTTCAGGTTAATTTTTAAGAAATTATTGTTGATTGAAAGACTGTCTGCATGGTTTTCGTAGATCGATGCTGCATGGTTTACATTGTTGGTCACCAAGTCTAAGTCTCCATCATTGTCTAAATCTGCATAAGCCGCCCCGTTTGAATTGACCTTCTGTTCCAATCCCCAGGCCTTTATTTTCTCCTCAAATATCCACCCATTTTTGTTTTTATAAATGTAATTGTTCAGGTCTGTGGAGGGCATTTGGTGAACTAAATCTAATATATTGTCTCTCCTGAGGCCATTTTTATTGTTTTTAAGGTAATCAGCCATGTATTTCAAAAAATCCCGATTGGTATAATCTCTTGCATAACCATTGGTGATAAACAAATCTTTAAACCCATCGTTGTCAAAGTCAGCCAATAAAGCTGCCCAGCTCCAGTCGGTATTGGATACACCGGACATTTGACCTGTTTCGCTAAAGCTTCCATTGCCATGATTGAGGTGTAGCATATTCCGCATGTATTGATGGTGGAATCCCATTGTTAGCCCATACTCAAATTTTTCGTAATTGTCTGGAGCCATTAAAAGCTTTTGCCTTTTATTGTCTTCAGGTAACATGTCTAAGGTGAAAATGTCCGGATGTCCATCATTGTTGATGTCTGCAATGTCATTTCCCATTGAAAAGTGGGAGGTATGGTCAAGCATTTCATTGATGCGGTTAGTAAACGTCTCATTTCCATTGTTCATGTAAAGATAATCAGGAGCAGTATAGTCATTGCTTATGTAGATGTCTAGCCATCCGTCGTTGTTAATGTCAGCTATTCCTGCTCCCAACCCATAAGATAAGGCAACTTTCAAAATACCTGCTTCTTGGGTTATTTCAGTAAAAGTCTCCCCATCATTCCTGAAAAGTTGTGGTCCTGCAGGGTCAGACTTATTTAATATAACCCGGGTACTCGCCTCATCCAATACGGGAATGGATTTTGGGTTGTGGTTAAGTAAGAAGAGGTCCAAGTCACCATCATTGTCAAAATCAAAAAAACTTGCTTGTGTACTGGTTGACTCACTGTCAATTCCGTATTGAGCAGCCATCTCCTTAAATTGAGGGATGTTTTTTTCGTCGTTTCCTTGATTGATGTAAAGTTGGTTTTTTCTTTTATCAGGTGGGAGACTACCTGAGTAGCAAACATATATATCCAATAGACCATCTCCATTCACATCCGCCATGGACGTTCCTGTTTTCCAGGGAGCCGCTCTTGTGGCTACACCGGCTTGAACTGTAATGTCTTCAAATTTAAAATTGCCTTTATTGAGATACAAGCGATTTTCGACCATATTTCCTGTAAAATACAGGTCTTCCAAGTCATCTCCATTGAGGTCTCCAATGGCCACTCCGCCACCATTGTAAAAATATTCATACATAAGTATGTTTGTGTTCAATCCCTCTGTAAGCGAATTTTCAAACTTTATTCCAGTTTCTTCGGGCCTTAGAAGGGTAAATTGCTTTAATTCATCCTTTTTGACGGATTCTTTCTGGCAACCTATTAAGATCAATAGAGGAAGAATAAACTGGATTTTATTGAGTAAATTATTGGACATAGAGAGGAAAATATGAAAGGGTAAATATAATGAGATTTAACAGTTTCTCCTTGTATTCCTTGGGCTTATCTTAGAATTGGGCTGATGGCCAGATAACTTAACTTTTCTTTTATCAGGCTAAGGATGTTTTCACCTTTGTTTACTTATTTCAAAATACCATTTACCTGTTGAGGAATTTAAGGGTCGGTAGTAACAAAAAAAGAGCGACCAAATGATCGCTCTTTTTAATGCTTGTATAAAGATTAATTAATCTTCATATCCCGGGTTCTGAATAAGCTCTCTGTTTCGTTGCATCTCGTCAAAGTTAATTGGCATAAAATACATTTTATCGAGCCACAGGCGGTTTTCCTTACCCGGGTCTATGTCGATCACCTCATAGGAATAGTCGTAATTTTCAGTATTGTAACTGTAAATGGTCACGTCTTTTCCTTCCTTTAGGGTTCCCACGATATTGATTCCATTGGGCTGTCTACCCAAGGTTTCTGGGGCAATCATCCAGCGTCTGGCATCGTAGAATCGCTGTTCTTCATGGACCATCTCCTTGCGTTTTTCATTGATCAAGGCTTCCATTAGCTCTTCTCCTGAAGCAGTAATTGCTGGTAAGCCTGCCCTGTATCTGATTTTATTTAACCAGGTTCTTGCTTCTTCATCATTACCCAAGGCAATATTCGCTTCTGCATAATTAAAGACAGCCTCAGTAAACCTTAAATGTGGCCAAGGAATTTCCTGCCAGGTGTTTTGATCCACAAAATTTGGATCCGGTTCAATGAATTTTCGAATATAATATCCGGTATAGCTACCATTCCAGTCCTCAATGGGGCTGTTTCTTGTATCCAATCCAAAATGAGTAACTTTTTGACCTTCGCTATTGATTACCTCATAAGTTCCGGTTTGAATTTGACCAAGTGGGTCTCGGGCCTGATTGGCAGAAGACCTCGGTTTCCATGGAGCCCCCTCATAAAGGAAAGTAGCATAGAATCTTGGTTCACGATCTTCGTAAGGGGCGCTTGCATGCTCCTCTTCATCCCAATCAAAGTCAGTACCATCCATCATTTGATAATCATCGATAAGCAATTGTACAGGCGTATTTCCTGCCCAGTTATTGTAGCCATTGGGACCGTTATGCAAGCCGTGACGGCCACCGGTTTCAGGCTTTTGAGACAAGAAATACCTTCCGAAGATCATTTCATTCTCCCCACCATTTCTTGAAAGTGAGTTATTTATATAAGTCTGGATCGCTTCTTCTTGTGAAAGAGGTTCAGATAGATCCAACATGTTTCCACTGGCTTTATCCAAAACAGCCTTGGCAGCAGCAGCTGCTTGTTGATAACGGTCAGCTTGGCTGCCACTGGTGTAGCCTATTAGTTCCTTATGTTGGTAACCTGATATTACAGAAGATTTTGCAGATGCCGTAGGCATATCGTGCAAATCAGATGCTGCGTAAATCAATACACGTGACTTCAAAGCCAAAGCGGCAAGCTCAGTTGCTCTTCCACCGGTAAGGTCTTTGCCTGCCAACAAGGTAGCTGCTTGATCTAGGTCTTCGATGATAAAATCAACCACTTCTTCATAAGTATTTCTGGGAAGTTCATAGGTTTCTTCATCTAAAGTAAAGGTTTTATTTGCAATAGGTATCCCTCCAAAATTCCTTAACAATTGGTGGTGAAAGTAGGCTCTCATGAATGTAGCCTCACCAAGCAATCTGTCTGCTATTCCTCCTTCATTTGCGAAAGAAGGATCTGTCAAGTTATCAATGGCGATATTGGTTGCCCTTAAATTACTGTATAGATCAGGCCAGTTTCTTGTGTAATCCATCCATCCCGGTTCTTGAGGATTGGATCTGGCTTCTGTTACGGTAGTAATATTTCTACCGGGGTGAGTGAAAATGGCTTCATCCGTTAAAGATGCCAAAGCCTGCTCACTAAAACCGCCTTGTCCCAAACCTTTGTATAAGTCAGTCACAAAAGCTTCTGCAAGTCCTGGATCTGTCCAAACGGCAGATTCAGATACTTCTCCTTGAGGTGGTGCATTCAAAAACTCTTCATCGCAAGAAAAATTGAGAAAAGAGATCGTCAATGCCAACCCTAGATATTTTATATTTTTCATCATATTCAATGTTTTAGGATTTAGAATGTTACGGATAGACCAGCATTGAGTACCCTGGCTTGTGGATAATATTGTCCTGTTGCATTGTCTGATTCAGGATCATATACTTTTAATTTATCCCAGGTAAGGAGATTTAGCCCATTGGCATAAAACCTCAAGTTGCTAATGCCAAATCTTTCGCCAAATTGCTGAGGAACAGTATAGCCTACCTCGAAGTTTTTCAATCGAATGTAATCTGAACTTCTGTACCAGAAATCATTTCCATTGGAATAGTACTGGTCACTTCTGTTGGCAATTCTAGGATAAACTGAACTTTCGTTGTCTACAGTCCATCTGTTTTCATAAAATTCTAAAAGGTAATTACCGATGTTACCGGACTCTCCAAG of the Cyclobacterium marinum DSM 745 genome contains:
- the nadD gene encoding nicotinate (nicotinamide) nucleotide adenylyltransferase codes for the protein MKVGLYFGSFNPIHVGHLIIADTMQDQTELDEVWFIVSPQNPMKSSKSLLHEFDRLKMVELATADHFSFKVKDVEFHMPRPSYTIDTLTYLTAQYPSYEFSLILGSDNLNHFHKWKNSEELLKQYKLYVYPRPGKNKKVTHENIHFVDAPLLDISATFIRKMIHKGGSVRYLLHPHVMDYIRDKKFFI
- a CDS encoding vanadium-dependent haloperoxidase, yielding MLSKKLKLLFNPYLLGVGLLLSLGSCGENNQYKQLLADNYYLIEANESLTETLVHDIFSPPVASRIYAYPSIASYEIVALSAPGKYASLMGQLNKSKPLSVDPSAYPKANYQLASLAAYYKVALQLIFTEQFLIENRDNLFEKIQSAGMPDEEFEASIALGDAVAEEILAYASEDNYHQSRSFGKYTPTEDLGSWKPTPPAYIEAIEPHWNKIRPFFLDSASQFAPEPPPAFDTIPESTFYQDAKAVMDARINIDDEQEEIAFFWDCNPYKMNVKGHVMYAEKKITPGGHWMGIAGIAAKTKKLDWKATSETMATTAIYLFDGFISCWDEKYRSVLIRPETYINIYMDKNWLPLLQTPPFPEYTSGHSVVSTAAAEALTKLLGEPFHFVDSTEVKFGLGVREFDSFRIASSEAAISRFFGGIHYLPAIDNGVEQGKGIANLINQKIKTRIE
- a CDS encoding vanadium-dependent haloperoxidase — protein: MTTLKNNRLAGYRIAILIFSILALLNLACEAPMEKRAVPAGSIGWATEKMTELMVHDITNPPLAARFYAYACLSAYETIAISNQEYPSFAGFLNKFPSISKPNLETPSPEISALFALVHTASSMQPSGAELEKFKLTLADSCKSWGYTAQEITDASRYAEEISAQVLNYAQNDQYREISNYPMYQPSEGSGKWYPTPPGYFAPVEPYFNTVRPFTLKAADQFKPLPPVAYSTDPESEFYALMNEVYSLEMNKEQREIAAFWDCNPFALEETGHLMVGIKQISPGGHWMGITAIACEQSNLSFEETIKINCLVSIGLMDGFISCWDEKYRSDRIRPETAIRKIIDPSYQPLLQTPPFPEYLSGHSTISTTAAVILTHFFGEDYQYTDTVEEQYGLGSREFTSFMQASEEASISRLYGGIHYMDAITRGQDQGEEVGNWILKSYQDHLNKTKLH
- a CDS encoding VCBS repeat-containing protein, with product MSNNLLNKIQFILPLLILIGCQKESVKKDELKQFTLLRPEETGIKFENSLTEGLNTNILMYEYFYNGGGVAIGDLNGDDLEDLYFTGNMVENRLYLNKGNFKFEDITVQAGVATRAAPWKTGTSMADVNGDGLLDIYVCYSGSLPPDKRKNQLYINQGNDEKNIPQFKEMAAQYGIDSESTSTQASFFDFDNDGDLDLFLLNHNPKSIPVLDEASTRVILNKSDPAGPQLFRNDGETFTEITQEAGILKVALSYGLGAGIADINNDGWLDIYISNDYTAPDYLYMNNGNETFTNRINEMLDHTSHFSMGNDIADINNDGHPDIFTLDMLPEDNKRQKLLMAPDNYEKFEYGLTMGFHHQYMRNMLHLNHGNGSFSETGQMSGVSNTDWSWAALLADFDNDGFKDLFITNGYARDYTNRDFLKYMADYLKNNKNGLRRDNILDLVHQMPSTDLNNYIYKNKNGWIFEEKIKAWGLEQKVNSNGAAYADLDNDGDLDLVTNNVNHAASIYENHADSLSINNNFLKINLKGSARNRFGIGAKIKCYTGAELQQIEQMPTRGYQSSVSPVLHLGLGEHTMIDSLEVLWPGGKVERKYNIKSNQSIVFSQIEAVDTIHDQKQKSPLLKESPSPIAYKPLKNSTNDFKRQPLLVNPLSFSGPVMTKADVNGDGLEDIYIGGEAGQAAVLWVQNKAGAFTKKNTPDFEKDKDYQDTDVAWADFNGDGSLDLYVASGGYGEFLPKDERLQDRIYFNDGMGNLTRATHSLPEMLISTGAIAIHDVNKDGFPDIFVGARVIPGRYPEIPRSLLLINDGQGKFQDMSTKWAPELNKLGLITDAEWADLDLDGQAELIVIGEWLPITIFRTEGQKFKNVSQEFFAENFSGWWNTLHISDLNADRRPDLVVGNNGLNSQVKVSPDQPAELHFKDFDNNGAVDPILSFYIQGESHPYLTRDELLHQISSMRTRFTDYETFAEAGLENMFSKEDIASAGHLIANHLETSLFINDKKGMKQITLPLEAQISPVFAIESLDINLDGHPDLILTGNINNARLRFGKYDANHGVVLLGDGQGNFIYLPQIKSGLNVKGDVRSILQIGNQLLFGINQDTLKTYKLAKGTN
- a CDS encoding RagB/SusD family nutrient uptake outer membrane protein, giving the protein MKNIKYLGLALTISFLNFSCDEEFLNAPPQGEVSESAVWTDPGLAEAFVTDLYKGLGQGGFSEQALASLTDEAIFTHPGRNITTVTEARSNPQEPGWMDYTRNWPDLYSNLRATNIAIDNLTDPSFANEGGIADRLLGEATFMRAYFHHQLLRNFGGIPIANKTFTLDEETYELPRNTYEEVVDFIIEDLDQAATLLAGKDLTGGRATELAALALKSRVLIYAASDLHDMPTASAKSSVISGYQHKELIGYTSGSQADRYQQAAAAAKAVLDKASGNMLDLSEPLSQEEAIQTYINNSLSRNGGENEMIFGRYFLSQKPETGGRHGLHNGPNGYNNWAGNTPVQLLIDDYQMMDGTDFDWDEEEHASAPYEDREPRFYATFLYEGAPWKPRSSANQARDPLGQIQTGTYEVINSEGQKVTHFGLDTRNSPIEDWNGSYTGYYIRKFIEPDPNFVDQNTWQEIPWPHLRFTEAVFNYAEANIALGNDEEARTWLNKIRYRAGLPAITASGEELMEALINEKRKEMVHEEQRFYDARRWMIAPETLGRQPNGINIVGTLKEGKDVTIYSYNTENYDYSYEVIDIDPGKENRLWLDKMYFMPINFDEMQRNRELIQNPGYED